The archaeon CG10_big_fil_rev_8_21_14_0_10_43_11 genome includes a window with the following:
- a CDS encoding 50S ribosomal protein L37e yields the protein MKGTPSRGKHSKKVVHIPCRRCGNSSYHVRKKVCSSCGFGASPKRRNFVWSKA from the coding sequence ATGAAAGGCACTCCCTCACGCGGAAAACACAGTAAAAAAGTTGTACACATCCCGTGCAGACGCTGCGGTAACTCAAGTTATCATGTGCGAAAGAAAGTGTGCAGTTCATGCGGGTTTGGAGCAAGCCCAAAACGAAGAAACTTTGTGTGGAGTAAAGCATAA